One genomic window of Cyprinus carpio isolate SPL01 chromosome A23, ASM1834038v1, whole genome shotgun sequence includes the following:
- the LOC109055644 gene encoding nuclear factor of activated T-cells, cytoplasmic 2-like isoform X2 has protein sequence MFRESWRLMHFHSMRSMDQDEQSISLHKNLISHPSLSYPVEEAQPYGIKQCTASFAELNEGFSGYEQLEPKSFLENARPNSQALSPRIEITPSSEHYSHGRDSLQNHLLNISPSPGLTVPGHDPLAYREPQCLSPASSNSSTSWHSENYSPWASPCVSPSNSQAAGELCPRLQGIHTGSPRTSPGTSPQTSLAEDGCVGPRSPSPRPGSRSTSPLCKRTYDMYRNLVPVARSRSPSPHGGHEEHHTPQYGSNNISGVMNGFGIAQASSIPTKIVKTNQQAYPLYPENHTESYLVSCDQDVKTKPGPEPFFVIPQIWPKQLVPGICSIPVASLPPLEWPLPSRTDQYELHIEVQPKPHHRAHYETEGSRGAVKAPTGGHPVVQLRGYRGKEPLGLQIFIGTADERILKPHAFYQVHRITGKTVTTTSYEKIISSTKVLEIPLEPKNNMKAIIDCAGILKLRNADIELRKGETDIGRKNTRVRLVFRVHIPQPGGQHVSLQAASHPIECSQRSAHELPMVEKQDMDACSVLGGQQMILTGQNFSADSKVIFMEKTHDGQQIWELEATVDKDKSQASMLFIEVPPYRDPSICHPAKVNFYVINGKRKRSQPQHFTYMPLPVPSIKKEPVDEYESGRMGYSMSQMLGVSPQPYYNPRGVIPPESGLVPGLVPCQQTRLGVSPPDHRFQQQSPAIMYSRPGKSLSSSPIYSQTGATMIPDSHRSVLVHTGSPAQSSHLAGQHPSNQHPSIIQFSPTNHHLLRGGDPPAPPPPEHQHIIYCEGYNQHGPQATGANRSPAPAQAPQHPQNYPTVIQQQPFLQRVAKDRSPPVQVEPQRCSSTEEQRTSVPGRVTVKQENLDQAYLDDVNEIIRKDLTGVPGRGQT, from the exons ATGTTTAGAGAGTCTTGGAGACTGATGCACTTCCACAGCATGAGGTCGATGGATCAAG aTGAGCAAAGCATCTCCTTGCACAAAAACCTCATCTCTCATCCCAGCCTCTCCTATCCTGTGGAGGAAGCTCAACCGTACGGCATCAAGCAGTGTACGGCTTCCTTCGCCGAACTCAACGAAGGATTCTCTGGCTATGAGCAACTGGAGCCGAAGAGCTTCCTGGAGAACGCCAGACCCAACAGCCAAGCGCTGAGCCCCCGGATCGAGATCACGCCCTCCAGTGAGCACTATAGTCATGGTCGAGACTCGCTCCAGAACCATCTGTTGAACATCAGCCCCAGTCCCGGTCTCACCGTGCCTGGTCACGACCCTTTGGCCTACCGGGAGCCGCAGTGCCTGAGTCCCGCCAGCAGCAACTCATCCACCTCCTGGCATTCGGAGAACTACTCGCCTTGGGCTTCCCCTTGCGTTTCGCCCAGCAATAGCCAAGCAGCTGGAGAACTCTGCccgcgactccagggcatccacaCGGGTTCCCCTCGAACCAGTCCGGGTACTTCTCCGCAAACCAGCCTGGCCGAGGACGGCTGCGTGGGGCCGCGTTCTCCTTCGCCCCGGCCCGGTTCGCGTTCCACCTCTCCTCTATGCAAACGCACCTACGACATGTACAGAAACCTGGTGCCGGTGGCCCGTTCGCGCAGCCCGTCGCCCCACGGTGGCCACGAAGAGCATCACACCCCCCAGTATGGCTCCAATAACATCTCAGGGGTCATGAATGGGTTCGGCATCGCCCAAGCTAGTTCCATTCCTACCAAAATCGTGAAGACCAACCAGCAGGCCTACCCGCTTTACCCAGAGAACCACACTGAGAGTTACCTGGTGTCATGTGACCAGGATGTGAAGACCAAACCTGGCCCTGAACCGTTCTTCGTAATCCCTCAAATCTGGCCTAAACAGCTGGTGCCTGGAATATGCAG CATCCCCGTGGCTTCCTTGCCCCCGCTGGAGTGGCCTCTGCCCAGCCGCACTGATCAGTACGAGCTCCACATCGAGGTGCAGCCCAAACCGCACCACAGGGCTCACTATGAAACCGAGGGCAGCCGCGGGGCAGTCAAAGCCCCTACCGGAGGTCACCCAGTGGTCCAG TTGCGTGGATACAGGGGCAAGGAGCCGCTGGGTTTACAGATCTTCATTGGCACGGCAGACGAGCGAATCCTGAAGCCTCACGCTTTCTATCAGGTCCATCGCATTACCGGCAAAACCGTCACCACCACCAGCTACGAGAAGATCATCAGCAGCACCAAAGTCCTAGAGATTCCTCTTGAGCCAAAGAATAATATGAAAGCAAT AATTGATTGCGCCGGGATTCTCAAGCTTCGCAATGCCGACATCGAGCTGCGAAAAGGGGAGACGGACATTGGGCGGAAAAACACGCGTGTTCGACTGGTATTCCGTGTTCATATTCCCCAGCCAGGAGGCCAACACGTGTCTCTGCAAGCTGCGTCGCATCCCATCGAATGCT CCCAGAGATCTGCCCACGAGCTGCCCATGGTAGAAAAGCAGGACATGGATGCCTGTTCGGTTCTCGGAGGCCAGCAGATGATTCTCACCGGCCAGAACTTCAGCGCAGATTCAAAGGTGATCTTCATGGAGAAGACTCACG ATGGACAGCAAATTTGGGAATTGGAAGCCACAGTTGACAAAGACAAAAGCCAGGCA AGCATGCTGTTCATTGAAGTGCCTCCGTATAGAGACCCATCCATTTGCCATCCTGCCAAAGTCAACTTCTACGTAATAAATGGGAAACGGAAGCGCAGTCAACCTCAGCATTTCACCTACATGCCACTACCAG TTCCCTCTATTAAGAAAGAGCCAGTGGATGAATATGAATCTGGTCGGATGGGTTATTCCATGTCACAAATGCTGGGGGTGTCTCCACAGCCATACTATAACCCTCGCGGGGTCATCCCCCCAGAGAGTGGCCTGGTGCCTGGGCTCGTCCCCTGTCAGCAGACCCGCCTGGGTGTCTCCCCTCCAGACCACCGATTTCAGCAGCAGAGCCCAGCCATAATGTACTCCCGTCCTGGAAAGAGCTTGTCAAGCAGTCCTATTTACTCTCAGACGGGAGCCACTATGATTCCAGACTCCCATCGATCAGTTCTGGTCCACACGGGTTCCCCAGCCCAGTCCTCTCATCTGGCTGGCCAGCATCCTTCCAATCAGCATCCCTCAATCATCCAGTTCTCTCCCACCAACCACCACTTGCTCAGAGGTGGAGATCCTCCTGCGCCACCACCTCCAGAACATCAACACATCATTTATTGTGAGGGCTACAATCAGCATGGTCCTCAAGCCACAGGGGCAAATCGTTCCCCAGCACCAGCCCAGGCACCTCAGCACCCTCAGAATTACCCAACAGTCATCCAACAACAGCCCTTCCTCCAGAGAGTGGCCAAAGACAGGTCACCACCTGTCCAAGTAGAGCCCCAGAGATGTTCCTCAACAGAAGAACAGAGAACCAGCGTTCCTGGACGAGTCACTGTCAAGCAGGAGAACTTGGACCAGGCCTACCTTGATGATG TGAATGAGATCATAAGGAAGGATCTGACAGGAGTGCCTGGCAGGGGTCAGACATAG
- the LOC109055644 gene encoding nuclear factor of activated T-cells, cytoplasmic 2-like isoform X1 — translation MSSFYGDKAAIGLAEELSQVHCQDELEFDYLFEYGTTTELQDEQSISLHKNLISHPSLSYPVEEAQPYGIKQCTASFAELNEGFSGYEQLEPKSFLENARPNSQALSPRIEITPSSEHYSHGRDSLQNHLLNISPSPGLTVPGHDPLAYREPQCLSPASSNSSTSWHSENYSPWASPCVSPSNSQAAGELCPRLQGIHTGSPRTSPGTSPQTSLAEDGCVGPRSPSPRPGSRSTSPLCKRTYDMYRNLVPVARSRSPSPHGGHEEHHTPQYGSNNISGVMNGFGIAQASSIPTKIVKTNQQAYPLYPENHTESYLVSCDQDVKTKPGPEPFFVIPQIWPKQLVPGICSIPVASLPPLEWPLPSRTDQYELHIEVQPKPHHRAHYETEGSRGAVKAPTGGHPVVQLRGYRGKEPLGLQIFIGTADERILKPHAFYQVHRITGKTVTTTSYEKIISSTKVLEIPLEPKNNMKAIIDCAGILKLRNADIELRKGETDIGRKNTRVRLVFRVHIPQPGGQHVSLQAASHPIECSQRSAHELPMVEKQDMDACSVLGGQQMILTGQNFSADSKVIFMEKTHDGQQIWELEATVDKDKSQASMLFIEVPPYRDPSICHPAKVNFYVINGKRKRSQPQHFTYMPLPVPSIKKEPVDEYESGRMGYSMSQMLGVSPQPYYNPRGVIPPESGLVPGLVPCQQTRLGVSPPDHRFQQQSPAIMYSRPGKSLSSSPIYSQTGATMIPDSHRSVLVHTGSPAQSSHLAGQHPSNQHPSIIQFSPTNHHLLRGGDPPAPPPPEHQHIIYCEGYNQHGPQATGANRSPAPAQAPQHPQNYPTVIQQQPFLQRVAKDRSPPVQVEPQRCSSTEEQRTSVPGRVTVKQENLDQAYLDDVNEIIRKDLTGVPGRGQT, via the exons ATGAGCTCTTTTTACGGCGATAAGGCTGCGATAGGACTGGCTGAGGAGCTGAGTCAGGTGCACTGTCAGGATGAGCTGGAGTTTGACTATCTCTTTGAGTATGGAACCACGACGGAACTTCAAG aTGAGCAAAGCATCTCCTTGCACAAAAACCTCATCTCTCATCCCAGCCTCTCCTATCCTGTGGAGGAAGCTCAACCGTACGGCATCAAGCAGTGTACGGCTTCCTTCGCCGAACTCAACGAAGGATTCTCTGGCTATGAGCAACTGGAGCCGAAGAGCTTCCTGGAGAACGCCAGACCCAACAGCCAAGCGCTGAGCCCCCGGATCGAGATCACGCCCTCCAGTGAGCACTATAGTCATGGTCGAGACTCGCTCCAGAACCATCTGTTGAACATCAGCCCCAGTCCCGGTCTCACCGTGCCTGGTCACGACCCTTTGGCCTACCGGGAGCCGCAGTGCCTGAGTCCCGCCAGCAGCAACTCATCCACCTCCTGGCATTCGGAGAACTACTCGCCTTGGGCTTCCCCTTGCGTTTCGCCCAGCAATAGCCAAGCAGCTGGAGAACTCTGCccgcgactccagggcatccacaCGGGTTCCCCTCGAACCAGTCCGGGTACTTCTCCGCAAACCAGCCTGGCCGAGGACGGCTGCGTGGGGCCGCGTTCTCCTTCGCCCCGGCCCGGTTCGCGTTCCACCTCTCCTCTATGCAAACGCACCTACGACATGTACAGAAACCTGGTGCCGGTGGCCCGTTCGCGCAGCCCGTCGCCCCACGGTGGCCACGAAGAGCATCACACCCCCCAGTATGGCTCCAATAACATCTCAGGGGTCATGAATGGGTTCGGCATCGCCCAAGCTAGTTCCATTCCTACCAAAATCGTGAAGACCAACCAGCAGGCCTACCCGCTTTACCCAGAGAACCACACTGAGAGTTACCTGGTGTCATGTGACCAGGATGTGAAGACCAAACCTGGCCCTGAACCGTTCTTCGTAATCCCTCAAATCTGGCCTAAACAGCTGGTGCCTGGAATATGCAG CATCCCCGTGGCTTCCTTGCCCCCGCTGGAGTGGCCTCTGCCCAGCCGCACTGATCAGTACGAGCTCCACATCGAGGTGCAGCCCAAACCGCACCACAGGGCTCACTATGAAACCGAGGGCAGCCGCGGGGCAGTCAAAGCCCCTACCGGAGGTCACCCAGTGGTCCAG TTGCGTGGATACAGGGGCAAGGAGCCGCTGGGTTTACAGATCTTCATTGGCACGGCAGACGAGCGAATCCTGAAGCCTCACGCTTTCTATCAGGTCCATCGCATTACCGGCAAAACCGTCACCACCACCAGCTACGAGAAGATCATCAGCAGCACCAAAGTCCTAGAGATTCCTCTTGAGCCAAAGAATAATATGAAAGCAAT AATTGATTGCGCCGGGATTCTCAAGCTTCGCAATGCCGACATCGAGCTGCGAAAAGGGGAGACGGACATTGGGCGGAAAAACACGCGTGTTCGACTGGTATTCCGTGTTCATATTCCCCAGCCAGGAGGCCAACACGTGTCTCTGCAAGCTGCGTCGCATCCCATCGAATGCT CCCAGAGATCTGCCCACGAGCTGCCCATGGTAGAAAAGCAGGACATGGATGCCTGTTCGGTTCTCGGAGGCCAGCAGATGATTCTCACCGGCCAGAACTTCAGCGCAGATTCAAAGGTGATCTTCATGGAGAAGACTCACG ATGGACAGCAAATTTGGGAATTGGAAGCCACAGTTGACAAAGACAAAAGCCAGGCA AGCATGCTGTTCATTGAAGTGCCTCCGTATAGAGACCCATCCATTTGCCATCCTGCCAAAGTCAACTTCTACGTAATAAATGGGAAACGGAAGCGCAGTCAACCTCAGCATTTCACCTACATGCCACTACCAG TTCCCTCTATTAAGAAAGAGCCAGTGGATGAATATGAATCTGGTCGGATGGGTTATTCCATGTCACAAATGCTGGGGGTGTCTCCACAGCCATACTATAACCCTCGCGGGGTCATCCCCCCAGAGAGTGGCCTGGTGCCTGGGCTCGTCCCCTGTCAGCAGACCCGCCTGGGTGTCTCCCCTCCAGACCACCGATTTCAGCAGCAGAGCCCAGCCATAATGTACTCCCGTCCTGGAAAGAGCTTGTCAAGCAGTCCTATTTACTCTCAGACGGGAGCCACTATGATTCCAGACTCCCATCGATCAGTTCTGGTCCACACGGGTTCCCCAGCCCAGTCCTCTCATCTGGCTGGCCAGCATCCTTCCAATCAGCATCCCTCAATCATCCAGTTCTCTCCCACCAACCACCACTTGCTCAGAGGTGGAGATCCTCCTGCGCCACCACCTCCAGAACATCAACACATCATTTATTGTGAGGGCTACAATCAGCATGGTCCTCAAGCCACAGGGGCAAATCGTTCCCCAGCACCAGCCCAGGCACCTCAGCACCCTCAGAATTACCCAACAGTCATCCAACAACAGCCCTTCCTCCAGAGAGTGGCCAAAGACAGGTCACCACCTGTCCAAGTAGAGCCCCAGAGATGTTCCTCAACAGAAGAACAGAGAACCAGCGTTCCTGGACGAGTCACTGTCAAGCAGGAGAACTTGGACCAGGCCTACCTTGATGATG TGAATGAGATCATAAGGAAGGATCTGACAGGAGTGCCTGGCAGGGGTCAGACATAG